A single Candidatus Poribacteria bacterium DNA region contains:
- a CDS encoding 4-(cytidine 5'-diphospho)-2-C-methyl-D-erythritol kinase, which translates to MGKIVQEIRVRAHAKINLYLDVVGKREDGYHNLETIFHSVELHDDVIIRKQATKGITVHCEHPRIPCDSRNLAYRAANLLSDSVGGIDGIAIDIHKRIPVAAGLAGGSANAAAVLHGVNDLFGLNFTQETLMQFGAQLGADVPFCLHGGAALGLGIGDQLTRLPALSDVPLLLLNPGIEISTANVFKKLNFSLTTRKKRGIIIQACLEKGDVVSIGQNLYNLLEVPVFSQYPEIAALKTELSTQTGSCGALMSGSGATVFAVMQNGDVARRCESHFKDRANFCTTTVTNPVGVSVY; encoded by the coding sequence GTGGGCAAAATCGTGCAAGAGATAAGGGTCCGTGCGCATGCGAAAATTAACCTCTATCTGGATGTCGTCGGCAAGCGCGAGGATGGCTATCATAACCTCGAAACGATCTTCCATTCAGTCGAGTTGCACGACGATGTCATCATCCGTAAACAGGCAACAAAGGGCATAACAGTTCACTGTGAACACCCAAGGATTCCGTGTGATTCACGTAATTTAGCATATCGCGCCGCGAATCTCCTCAGTGATTCAGTAGGCGGTATTGACGGGATTGCGATTGACATCCATAAGCGGATTCCGGTTGCGGCTGGACTCGCAGGCGGAAGTGCAAACGCCGCTGCCGTCCTCCACGGGGTAAACGACCTTTTCGGGTTAAATTTCACACAGGAGACCCTAATGCAGTTTGGAGCACAGTTGGGTGCAGATGTCCCCTTCTGCTTGCATGGCGGTGCTGCGTTGGGACTCGGCATCGGCGATCAGTTAACGCGCCTTCCTGCGCTCTCAGATGTACCGCTCCTCCTTCTAAATCCCGGCATCGAAATTTCGACAGCAAATGTATTTAAGAAATTGAATTTTTCCTTGACAACAAGAAAAAAAAGAGGTATAATTATACAGGCTTGTTTGGAGAAGGGTGATGTCGTTAGCATCGGGCAAAACCTATACAACCTCCTTGAGGTTCCGGTTTTTTCCCAATATCCGGAAATTGCCGCGCTAAAAACTGAGTTATCTACGCAGACTGGGTCTTGTGGCGCGCTGATGTCGGGGAGCGGTGCTACGGTGTTCGCCGTGATGCAAAACGGTGACGTAGCACGTCGGTGTGAATCACACTTCAAAGACAGAGCCAATTTTTGTACAACCACGGTAACCAATCCCGTCGGTGTGTCTGTATATTAA
- a CDS encoding Gfo/Idh/MocA family oxidoreductase has product MKTYGFGIIGCGMISDFHSAAISELEHGRLVAVSSRNAENAKRLTDRYNVDSYADYTEMLKRDDLDIVCVCTPSGAHLEPAVAAAEAGKHVIVEKPLEITLPRCDQIIEACDAADVRLCAIFNSRFTESTRLVKSTIESGRFGKLTLGDAYIKWYRSQEYYDSGGWRGTWDLDGGGALMNQSIHAIDLLQYFMGPVKSVQAFTDTLAHERIEVEDTAVAALRFENGALGVIEGTTAAFPGMLKKTEISGTHGTIVLAEEDIVTWEFDPELPEDVEIREKFAQKTDTGGGASDPRAINHANHRRQMENLINGLEHDASHLVDGREGRKAVEIILAIYQSSRDGCPVELPL; this is encoded by the coding sequence ATGAAGACTTACGGATTTGGTATTATTGGGTGCGGAATGATTTCTGATTTTCATTCCGCCGCAATTTCTGAATTGGAACATGGTCGACTCGTCGCAGTCAGTTCACGGAATGCTGAGAACGCCAAACGGCTCACGGATCGTTACAACGTTGACAGTTACGCTGATTATACCGAGATGCTCAAACGGGACGACTTGGATATTGTTTGCGTCTGTACGCCGAGCGGTGCGCATTTGGAACCGGCTGTCGCCGCTGCAGAAGCCGGTAAGCACGTTATTGTTGAAAAACCGTTGGAAATCACGCTACCACGGTGCGACCAGATTATTGAAGCGTGTGACGCAGCGGATGTCCGACTCTGTGCTATCTTCAATTCCCGTTTCACAGAAAGTACGCGGCTCGTTAAATCCACAATTGAGAGTGGACGGTTCGGCAAATTGACTTTGGGAGATGCCTACATCAAATGGTACCGTTCCCAAGAGTATTACGACAGTGGTGGCTGGCGCGGGACGTGGGACCTTGATGGCGGCGGCGCGCTCATGAACCAGTCTATCCATGCCATTGACCTACTCCAGTATTTTATGGGACCCGTTAAATCTGTCCAAGCGTTTACCGATACCTTAGCACACGAGCGAATAGAGGTCGAAGATACCGCTGTCGCCGCACTCCGATTTGAAAACGGCGCACTCGGTGTCATCGAAGGCACAACTGCCGCTTTTCCCGGTATGCTCAAGAAAACTGAAATCTCCGGCACACACGGAACTATCGTTTTAGCCGAGGAAGACATTGTAACGTGGGAATTCGATCCGGAACTGCCTGAAGACGTGGAAATCCGAGAGAAATTCGCCCAAAAAACAGACACCGGCGGTGGGGCATCCGATCCACGAGCTATTAACCATGCCAATCACCGACGGCAGATGGAAAACCTCATTAATGGGCTTGAACACGATGCCTCGCATCTCGTTGATGGACGCGAGGGACGCAAAGCCGTTGAGATTATTCTCGCTATCTACCAGTCCAGCCGTGATGGATGTCCCGTTGAATTGCCGTTGTAA
- a CDS encoding mandelate racemase/muconate lactonizing enzyme family protein encodes MKITNVKSFVSADGHFFVKVETDAGIYGVGEGGLRRRSLALAEVVRSFEPFLIGADPFRIEHLWQVMFRGGFFPGGVVQSSAVSAVDIALWDIKGKALNVPVYELLGGRTRDKVVCYPHNGGGSIDAIIESCRQTYAAGWKFVRWSVVDHSDSGGTFEPRRAVQNTLKQVEAVRQAFGDDLEILIDVHTRLDPADSLDFCNKVARYNPFFIEDPLRAENPASLRRLRQQTSVPLAVGEQFDSKWTFREVIEEDLMDYCRVDLCIAGGLTEARKIAGWCETHYIHIAPHNPLGPVSAAAGLHLCLSSSLVGVQELPRAPMSSLTDVFPVQVPWESGYLLPPERPGLGIEFNEDALTNVSTQEYGPPHGYQRDDGAYTNW; translated from the coding sequence ATGAAGATTACAAATGTGAAATCTTTTGTTTCAGCAGATGGACACTTCTTCGTAAAGGTCGAAACCGATGCAGGTATCTATGGCGTCGGTGAGGGTGGACTTCGCCGCCGCTCACTCGCTTTAGCCGAAGTCGTTCGCTCATTTGAACCCTTTCTCATCGGCGCAGATCCGTTCCGAATCGAGCACTTATGGCAGGTGATGTTCCGAGGTGGATTTTTCCCCGGAGGTGTCGTCCAATCCTCGGCAGTGAGTGCCGTAGACATCGCACTCTGGGACATCAAAGGAAAAGCCTTGAACGTTCCCGTCTATGAACTGTTAGGCGGACGCACGAGAGATAAAGTCGTCTGTTATCCACATAACGGCGGCGGCTCAATTGATGCAATCATCGAGAGTTGCCGACAAACCTACGCAGCCGGTTGGAAGTTTGTCCGGTGGAGTGTGGTTGATCATTCTGACAGTGGGGGGACGTTTGAACCCAGACGCGCCGTCCAAAACACCCTTAAGCAGGTGGAAGCCGTTCGTCAGGCATTCGGCGATGATCTCGAAATACTGATTGACGTGCATACCCGTCTCGATCCAGCAGACAGCCTTGATTTCTGTAACAAGGTCGCACGGTACAATCCGTTCTTCATTGAGGATCCGCTTCGAGCCGAGAACCCCGCGAGCCTCAGACGGCTTCGGCAGCAGACCTCGGTGCCACTCGCCGTCGGCGAGCAATTCGACAGCAAGTGGACATTCCGAGAAGTCATCGAAGAAGACCTCATGGACTACTGCCGCGTCGATCTCTGCATTGCCGGTGGGTTAACGGAGGCACGTAAAATTGCTGGATGGTGCGAAACGCACTATATCCATATAGCACCACACAACCCGTTGGGACCTGTATCCGCTGCAGCGGGTCTGCATCTCTGTTTGTCATCGTCACTCGTCGGCGTGCAGGAACTCCCACGTGCCCCAATGTCCTCGCTAACCGACGTGTTCCCGGTGCAAGTGCCGTGGGAATCAGGGTATCTCCTACCCCCCGAACGTCCGGGACTTGGCATTGAATTCAATGAGGATGCACTTACCAACGTCTCAACACAAGAATATGGACCACCCCACGGCTATCAACGCGACGATGGTGCCTACACGAACTGGTAA
- a CDS encoding 50S ribosomal protein L25, with the protein MQQAKLEVQQRNTFGKQSARDLRKEGAVPAVLYGRAQDTVAIQVNARIFKQFLRTHGENVIINMEIGTGNTEPVIIKEIQRHPVNKQMLMHADFIRISLDEPVTSAVPVVLVGNPLGVQEGGILETPFREVTVHCLPMQIPTEISVDVSHLDIGDTVHMSDLNLDENVEILDELERIIAMVSQPRIEEEEVIEAEDGEGEDEEAAEEQPTEPEIISRRRDDDDDE; encoded by the coding sequence ATGCAACAAGCAAAATTAGAAGTTCAACAACGTAACACCTTTGGAAAGCAGAGCGCTCGGGATCTTCGGAAAGAGGGCGCAGTCCCTGCTGTGCTGTACGGTCGTGCACAAGACACCGTGGCGATCCAAGTCAACGCGCGAATCTTCAAACAATTCCTACGAACCCACGGTGAAAACGTCATTATCAATATGGAAATCGGTACCGGCAACACCGAACCTGTCATTATCAAAGAAATTCAACGCCATCCGGTGAATAAACAGATGTTAATGCATGCGGATTTCATCAGAATCTCTTTAGATGAACCCGTGACATCAGCCGTGCCGGTAGTGCTCGTAGGCAACCCACTCGGGGTTCAGGAGGGCGGAATCCTTGAAACCCCTTTTCGCGAAGTGACTGTTCACTGTCTGCCAATGCAAATACCGACGGAGATCTCCGTCGACGTGAGCCATTTGGATATCGGTGACACTGTCCACATGAGCGATTTAAATCTGGACGAGAACGTTGAGATTTTAGACGAATTGGAACGGATTATCGCGATGGTGAGCCAACCACGCATTGAGGAAGAAGAAGTAATAGAGGCTGAAGATGGCGAAGGAGAAGATGAGGAAGCCGCTGAAGAACAACCTACGGAACCAGAAATTATTTCTCGTAGGCGCGATGATGACGACGACGAATAA
- a CDS encoding N-acetylmuramoyl-L-alanine amidase, producing the protein MLFLSIFTWLIALNGIAQELSVRFIDANGETIAEVAAQLQAEQIYLPVDAVRQVFDPDMTDQYNHPRKRLTLKTKDKQIRLQIGHPTVGIDPSGMTHTLPAPPIIMAQQPMLPIAFFTQILPDFYNLEALYNSNLKRVQLRPKGTWTPTATDNPVNWAIIIDPGHGGADDRGCESSTGLLEKDIVLSLAKQLSSISKEQGIQVYLTRQTDTKKTHFERIQVAKRNKGQLFLSLHCNASFSPHEKGIKIYLNNPKGQLRFPSNDQSALTGQRLKILAQANFLKQSQDFADALQTELNFLTETPAEITELPLVALSETYMPAVLLELGYLSNVEDLEKLSKSEYIAGIAEAIVRAFQRYISSISSQQSALSRRSPTRGLRHNQQKDVLKR; encoded by the coding sequence GTGCTTTTTTTAAGCATCTTCACGTGGCTTATCGCACTCAACGGCATTGCCCAAGAACTTTCCGTTCGCTTCATCGATGCCAATGGAGAAACCATCGCCGAGGTGGCTGCCCAACTCCAAGCAGAGCAAATTTACCTCCCCGTTGATGCCGTCAGACAGGTATTCGATCCCGACATGACGGATCAATACAATCATCCGCGAAAAAGACTTACCCTGAAAACCAAAGACAAGCAAATCCGGTTACAAATCGGACATCCGACCGTCGGTATCGATCCCAGCGGGATGACACATACGCTTCCGGCTCCTCCGATAATTATGGCGCAGCAGCCGATGTTGCCTATCGCTTTTTTCACGCAAATCCTACCAGATTTTTACAACCTCGAAGCTCTTTACAATTCCAACTTGAAAAGGGTCCAACTGAGACCCAAGGGAACATGGACACCAACCGCGACAGATAATCCAGTGAATTGGGCAATTATTATCGATCCAGGACACGGCGGTGCAGACGACCGCGGATGCGAAAGTAGTACGGGACTCCTTGAGAAAGACATCGTGCTTTCACTCGCAAAACAACTCTCTTCGATCAGCAAAGAGCAAGGAATACAGGTCTACCTCACACGCCAGACAGATACGAAAAAGACGCACTTTGAGCGCATTCAGGTTGCCAAACGGAACAAAGGACAACTCTTTCTCAGCCTACACTGTAACGCATCTTTTTCACCACATGAAAAAGGAATTAAGATTTACCTCAACAACCCTAAAGGACAGCTTCGATTTCCAAGTAATGACCAGTCAGCACTTACAGGACAGCGGTTAAAAATCCTTGCGCAAGCTAATTTTCTAAAGCAGAGCCAAGACTTCGCAGACGCGCTCCAAACGGAATTGAATTTTCTGACGGAAACACCAGCGGAGATTACCGAACTCCCGTTGGTAGCATTATCCGAAACTTATATGCCAGCGGTCCTTTTGGAACTTGGCTACCTTTCCAACGTGGAGGACTTAGAGAAACTCTCTAAGTCTGAATATATCGCAGGCATTGCCGAAGCAATTGTCCGTGCTTTCCAACGATATATTTCTTCTATCAGCAGTCAGCAATCAGCATTGTCCCGCAGGTCTCCCACACGCGGCTTGCGTCACAATCAGCAAAAAGATGTTCTTAAACGATAA
- the pth gene encoding aminoacyl-tRNA hydrolase: MNKKVKLIVGLGNPGIRYEQTKHNVGFRVIDALYEECRKGVVPAPHTSICKSLVMQTRWHDLPIILAKPTTYMNNSGIAVAALIRQFEISHSELCVVYDDIHLDVGVLRMRQKGSDGGQKGMKSIIHHLGTTAFPRLRIGIGEPIGDLTDYVLTSFTEDEGIEIAHTIDRAVDAIETFVKDDILTAMNQFNRR; this comes from the coding sequence ATGAACAAGAAAGTAAAACTCATTGTTGGACTCGGCAATCCAGGGATCCGCTACGAGCAGACCAAACATAACGTTGGTTTTCGCGTGATTGACGCGCTCTACGAGGAATGCAGGAAGGGGGTGGTCCCCGCGCCCCATACATCAATTTGCAAATCACTCGTTATGCAGACGAGATGGCACGATCTACCGATTATCCTCGCAAAACCGACGACATATATGAACAACAGTGGCATCGCTGTCGCGGCACTCATCAGACAGTTCGAGATTTCACATTCGGAATTGTGCGTCGTCTATGATGATATTCACTTAGACGTCGGTGTGCTTCGGATGCGGCAAAAAGGAAGCGACGGGGGCCAGAAGGGAATGAAGTCTATTATTCATCATTTGGGTACTACCGCATTTCCGCGTTTACGCATCGGCATTGGCGAACCCATCGGCGACTTAACCGATTATGTCCTTACAAGTTTTACAGAAGACGAAGGAATTGAGATAGCACATACCATCGACCGCGCCGTTGATGCCATTGAAACCTTCGTCAAAGATGATATTCTTACAGCAATGAATCAATTTAACAGACGCTGA
- a CDS encoding GerMN domain-containing protein produces MKHKRSAGFSRLLVIWGITLVLIAVGLGVTLFLIERSRQSAIPIAPPPLPIAANPSDIPPPPQEVNLFLLDTTALTLVPVKTERRLHVELTKRLSQIVRALIQETPPNFRNTIPRGTILNEAYIDSQQTAYLDFSNHLTDGHIGGTTAELLTITAILKTVFDAFPDEIEQVQILIDGEEVKTLAGHLNLSQPLHLF; encoded by the coding sequence GTGAAACATAAAAGGAGTGCAGGGTTTTCAAGGCTTTTAGTGATATGGGGAATAACCTTGGTCCTTATCGCAGTTGGTCTCGGTGTGACATTATTCCTGATTGAACGATCAAGGCAATCGGCGATTCCGATAGCTCCACCCCCATTGCCCATCGCCGCTAATCCGTCAGACATACCACCACCACCACAAGAGGTTAACCTTTTTCTCCTCGATACCACTGCTCTGACGCTTGTCCCAGTTAAAACCGAACGACGACTCCATGTCGAACTTACCAAACGCTTGAGTCAGATAGTTAGAGCACTCATTCAGGAAACACCACCCAACTTTAGAAACACTATCCCGCGCGGAACAATCTTGAACGAAGCCTACATTGATAGCCAACAAACCGCATACTTGGATTTTTCAAACCATCTCACGGATGGACATATCGGCGGGACAACAGCCGAACTTTTGACCATTACGGCAATTCTCAAAACCGTATTCGACGCATTTCCTGATGAAATTGAACAGGTTCAGATTTTAATTGATGGCGAGGAAGTGAAAACGCTCGCGGGACACCTCAACCTTTCACAACCTTTACATCTGTTTTAA
- a CDS encoding DUF4292 domain-containing protein has product MRYIEKPDVTAWAKIYVFCLLLAVMGCTGSTTPIELSPATRTELDAILNTLQARYDLTGSLKITRMMVRIEEGDRSEELRELLWYKKSENGGELLHIQALGGMNEPRGIAIANQDKNQFLLRLVNEQKAYLGPLSDGALREIFGVDLRVSDVLSAIFANPFLDERTADFISVESSGAKFILKRPGAQSGQVETITLFIREGEPRVTEWHIHDENGTLQQRATFADYREVSGILRPHKVEIERPLEQTRVAVKIAKVELNVEISDSKFDPEPFLGEDVEIIPLSELRE; this is encoded by the coding sequence ATGCGATACATCGAAAAGCCTGACGTAACCGCATGGGCAAAAATCTATGTGTTCTGCCTTCTCCTTGCAGTCATGGGATGCACGGGTAGTACGACCCCAATTGAATTATCACCCGCAACCCGCACGGAATTGGACGCTATCCTCAACACACTGCAAGCGAGATACGACCTGACCGGCTCCTTAAAGATCACCCGAATGATGGTCAGGATCGAGGAAGGCGACCGGAGTGAGGAACTCCGAGAATTGTTGTGGTATAAAAAATCGGAGAACGGCGGGGAGCTGCTCCACATCCAAGCACTCGGCGGAATGAACGAACCACGCGGCATCGCAATTGCCAATCAGGACAAGAACCAATTTCTACTCCGTCTTGTGAACGAGCAGAAGGCATACCTGGGACCGTTATCCGATGGGGCTTTGCGAGAAATTTTCGGTGTCGATCTACGCGTGTCAGATGTGTTGAGTGCAATCTTCGCGAATCCGTTTCTTGACGAACGCACTGCTGACTTCATATCTGTTGAAAGTTCCGGAGCGAAATTCATCCTTAAGCGTCCCGGTGCTCAAAGTGGGCAGGTGGAGACCATCACGCTCTTTATTCGTGAGGGTGAACCACGAGTTACAGAGTGGCATATCCACGATGAAAATGGCACACTTCAACAACGCGCCACTTTCGCTGATTATCGTGAGGTGAGCGGGATCCTCCGACCCCACAAGGTGGAAATCGAACGTCCACTCGAACAGACGCGGGTCGCAGTGAAAATTGCCAAAGTCGAACTGAACGTCGAGATTAGTGACAGTAAGTTTGATCCCGAACCCTTTCTGGGCGAGGATGTCGAAATTATTCCGTTGTCAGAATTAAGAGAGTAG
- a CDS encoding zinc-binding dehydrogenase — translation MKAGQIVAPRQIEIVDIEQPNLADYPDGTVMIKTAHSAICGTDMPSFVLEHPADSYPLGPGLSIHEAIGIVTESTSDKFKAGDEVLALPRYVGGLSEYFLSDESVTLPLTDFPRKDCILMSQPLGTVVWACRKLPNLLNLDTVVIGQGPMGLLFTHMLSNLGARTVITTDLVDFRLSVSKKMQATHTINAAKEDPVAAVEEITEGRMADLVIEVVGHQTETINACLQLLKRDGTLLAFGVPDDQIYDFHFADFFRKNIRFIGSVGPDAPNDFPLAMDMIAQGRLDVSPIITHHLPFTEAQLGFEMALNKKDEAIKIVFDYE, via the coding sequence ATGAAAGCTGGGCAAATCGTTGCACCACGTCAGATCGAAATTGTTGACATAGAACAACCGAACCTCGCCGATTACCCTGATGGCACAGTGATGATAAAAACCGCCCATAGTGCCATCTGCGGTACTGACATGCCGTCGTTCGTCCTTGAACATCCAGCGGACAGTTATCCGCTTGGACCGGGACTTTCAATTCACGAGGCAATTGGCATCGTTACAGAAAGCACATCGGATAAATTCAAGGCAGGAGACGAAGTCCTCGCGCTTCCACGCTACGTCGGAGGGCTTTCAGAGTACTTCCTATCGGATGAAAGTGTTACGTTGCCGTTGACGGATTTCCCTCGAAAGGATTGCATCCTGATGTCCCAACCGCTTGGAACGGTTGTTTGGGCGTGTCGGAAGCTGCCGAACCTACTTAATCTCGACACCGTCGTTATCGGACAGGGACCGATGGGACTCCTCTTTACACACATGCTGAGTAACCTCGGCGCGCGCACAGTGATTACGACGGATCTGGTCGATTTCCGACTTTCAGTTTCCAAGAAGATGCAGGCTACACACACGATTAACGCTGCTAAGGAAGATCCCGTCGCTGCCGTTGAGGAAATTACGGAGGGCAGAATGGCAGATTTGGTTATTGAGGTCGTTGGGCACCAAACGGAAACCATCAACGCGTGTCTTCAACTCCTGAAGCGGGACGGAACACTCCTCGCTTTCGGCGTACCAGACGACCAAATTTACGATTTCCATTTCGCAGATTTCTTCCGGAAAAATATTAGATTTATCGGTTCCGTGGGACCGGACGCGCCGAATGACTTCCCGCTGGCGATGGATATGATTGCCCAAGGACGCTTAGATGTGTCCCCAATTATTACACATCATCTTCCTTTTACAGAGGCACAACTCGGATTTGAGATGGCACTGAATAAGAAAGATGAGGCGATTAAGATAGTCTTCGACTACGAGTAG
- a CDS encoding 3'(2'),5'-bisphosphate nucleotidase encodes MTNQKSSLLTVESRKLKAKIQTAIDAVIKAMQLCEQVQAEMIPTDAIQKIDRSPVTVADFGSQALICKAIGDIFPDDVIVAEESAQALKENVSLLERVTSYVNRFYKDTPHSAETVCEWIDRGSGEVGPNFWTLDPIDGTKGFLRRDQYAIALAYIVNGTVQLGVLGCPNLPYRLNNGNTEHGCLFVAIRGEGTRLYTKTGDFIEQVHVSETTHRFAESVESTHGDSDAHSSIANALGITEPPVRMDSQAKYGIVSRGEASLYIRLPNPDYPDYRECIWDHAAGLIVVEEAGGTVTDANGIPLNFLTGKRMHENRGIIATNGKLHQQVLMAVSSQQSAVG; translated from the coding sequence ATGACAAATCAAAAATCCTCCTTGCTGACGGTTGAAAGCCGAAAGCTGAAAGCCAAGATACAAACCGCCATTGATGCTGTGATAAAAGCCATGCAACTCTGCGAACAGGTGCAAGCTGAGATGATACCAACAGATGCAATCCAAAAGATAGACCGGAGTCCTGTAACTGTCGCCGACTTCGGATCGCAGGCACTGATATGCAAGGCAATCGGCGACATTTTTCCCGACGACGTTATCGTTGCTGAGGAAAGCGCGCAGGCACTAAAAGAAAACGTATCGCTCTTAGAACGCGTCACCAGTTACGTGAACCGATTTTACAAAGACACACCGCACTCGGCAGAGACGGTCTGTGAATGGATTGATCGGGGAAGCGGTGAAGTTGGACCGAACTTCTGGACACTTGACCCAATTGACGGCACGAAAGGCTTTCTTCGCCGGGATCAGTACGCAATCGCCTTAGCTTATATCGTCAACGGTACTGTTCAACTCGGCGTTTTAGGCTGCCCAAACTTGCCATACCGGTTGAACAATGGAAACACAGAACATGGATGCCTTTTTGTCGCCATCCGCGGTGAAGGCACGCGGCTCTACACTAAAACAGGGGACTTTATAGAGCAAGTACACGTATCGGAAACGACCCATCGCTTCGCGGAGAGCGTCGAGTCCACGCACGGGGACAGTGATGCCCACAGTAGCATTGCGAATGCTCTCGGAATTACAGAACCCCCTGTCCGCATGGACAGCCAAGCGAAGTACGGCATCGTTTCCCGTGGCGAAGCGTCGCTCTACATCCGTCTCCCGAACCCGGATTACCCGGATTACCGTGAATGCATCTGGGACCACGCTGCAGGACTTATCGTCGTCGAAGAAGCAGGCGGGACGGTAACAGACGCGAACGGCATTCCTCTCAACTTTCTGACAGGAAAACGGATGCATGAGAATCGAGGTATCATCGCAACCAACGGAAAACTCCATCAACAGGTTTTAATGGCAGTCAGCAGTCAGCAGTCAGCAGTCGGTTAA
- a CDS encoding aspartate aminotransferase family protein, whose protein sequence is MTTAEIKEMATEYIINTYGDRSLAFVKGEGPYLWDADGKKYLDFLGGLAVNGLGHCHPKVVDAIREQAGKLLHTSNLYYIQPQAELAKLLIDNSDMDQCFFCNSGAEANEAAIKLARKYAKDSGRTDAYEIITMENSFHGRTMATITATAQTKYHVGFEPMLEGFKYVPFDDLEATEAAISEKTCAILVEPIQSEGGVNMPSDGYLQELRELCDKHNLLLMFDEVQTAMGRLGTFFGYQSYGVVPDVITMAKALGSGVPIGAMLAKRPIAESFVPGTHAATFGGNPLVTAAASTTIRTILEENLAVNAVKMGNYLAGGLMELKDKYPIKEVRGKGLLRGLVMEVDAKPLAAQCIENGLVTICTNDYVLRFLPPLNINAGHVEEAVNIVEKSMSETL, encoded by the coding sequence ATGACAACTGCTGAAATCAAAGAGATGGCGACGGAATATATCATTAATACTTACGGTGACAGAAGCCTTGCCTTCGTCAAAGGCGAGGGTCCCTACCTCTGGGATGCCGACGGCAAAAAATACCTCGACTTTCTCGGTGGGCTCGCTGTCAACGGCTTAGGGCACTGCCACCCGAAGGTCGTCGATGCCATCCGTGAACAGGCAGGCAAACTGCTGCACACATCCAATCTCTACTATATTCAACCGCAGGCAGAACTCGCGAAATTGCTCATAGACAACTCAGACATGGATCAGTGCTTCTTCTGTAACAGCGGTGCCGAAGCGAACGAAGCGGCGATTAAACTGGCGCGAAAATACGCCAAGGACAGTGGTAGAACAGATGCCTACGAAATCATAACAATGGAGAATTCGTTCCATGGACGGACGATGGCGACGATTACCGCCACAGCACAAACGAAATATCATGTCGGGTTTGAGCCGATGCTCGAAGGCTTCAAATACGTCCCCTTCGATGATCTCGAAGCAACCGAAGCTGCCATCAGTGAGAAGACGTGCGCCATTTTAGTCGAGCCGATCCAGTCTGAAGGCGGCGTTAATATGCCCAGTGATGGGTATCTCCAAGAGTTACGAGAACTCTGTGACAAACATAACCTGTTACTCATGTTCGACGAAGTCCAAACTGCGATGGGGAGATTAGGTACCTTTTTTGGATACCAAAGCTACGGCGTTGTGCCGGATGTAATTACGATGGCAAAGGCACTCGGTAGCGGTGTCCCCATCGGTGCGATGTTAGCGAAACGCCCCATAGCAGAGAGTTTCGTCCCTGGCACTCATGCCGCGACATTCGGAGGAAACCCGTTAGTCACGGCGGCGGCATCCACAACCATCAGAACCATTCTGGAAGAAAACCTTGCCGTGAACGCCGTTAAAATGGGGAATTACCTTGCCGGCGGACTGATGGAACTCAAGGACAAGTACCCAATCAAAGAAGTACGTGGGAAGGGCTTACTTCGCGGTTTAGTCATGGAAGTCGATGCGAAACCGCTCGCCGCGCAGTGTATTGAAAACGGGTTGGTCACCATCTGCACCAATGATTATGTCCTTCGGTTCTTACCACCGCTCAATATCAACGCTGGTCACGTTGAGGAAGCCGTTAACATCGTCGAAAAATCGATGTCCGAAACTCTGTAA